The following nucleotide sequence is from Bacteroidota bacterium.
CAGAATCTGCGGTGACTCAGGCTGTTTCCGCTTGAACATCGGCCTCGGTCATTTCTTCATCAACCTCAATGTGCAGATCATTCGGCCTGCAGCAGATCTGGCAATCTTCGATATAGTGTTGATGAAGGCCGCCCGTTCCATCGACTACG
It contains:
- a CDS encoding CPXCG motif-containing cysteine-rich protein, with the protein product VVDGTGGLHQHYIEDCQICCRPNDLHIEVDEEMTEADVQAETA